The sequence ACCCTTCATGATTTTTGGCTCATGTGCCCTCGAGGACAATTCCTGCAAGCGATTAACTCAAAGTCGGAAAATCTCTATCCTGCATGCTCTGGACAGGAAGATCGAAAGTGCGCTTCAACCTGTTACTGGCGCTACTTTAGTTCCCAAGACGATCAAGAAGACCTCCAATATTGGACCGATTGGATCGGCAAGCGGATGAACCATGTTAAAGAGATTTCGAACAAAGTGGATCTATTTATTGCCCCTTCTCGCTACCTCATGGAGCGGTTTATCGATGATTTTCCCATCGATCTTTCTAAGATTATCTACCTCGATTATGGTTTCCCCTTGGAGCGTCTCAAGGGGCGAAACAGAAAACGGGGGGATACTTTTACATTTGGTTATATTGGGACCCATAAGCAAGCAAAAGGGATTCTCCACCTCTTGGAAGCCTTTAACCAAGTCCATGAAGGAGCTAAGCTAAAGATTTGGGGTCCCCCTCTCCAACCCTTTACAAAATCCCTAAAATCTTATGTCAAAACATTTCCTGTTGAAGTCGAAAAAAAAATCGAATGGATTGGGGGCTACCGAAATGAAAAGATCGTCGAGGATGTTTTCAACCATGTTGATGCGATTGTTGTCCCCTCGATTTGGGGAGAAAATTCCCCTCTTGTCATTCATGAAGCACTTGAAGCAGGAGTTGCCACTATTACCGCAAACTTTGGCGGAATGAAAGAGTATGTCCATCACGAAGTCAACGGCCTTCTCTTCGAACACCGATCTCCCTCCTCCCTTGCAGAGCAGATGAAAAGGCTTAAAGAAGAAAGAGGACTTTTAGAAAAACTCTCTAAAGGGGGGTACCAACAGTCCTATGATGGACACATCCCCTCTATTGAGGAGCATGTCGATACTATCATTAACCATTATGAAAGGCTCACCCATGAATCAAAAACCCGGCCCCTGGCGCATCACCTTTGATACGAACCCGGATGACTGTAACCTCCGCTGTACAATGTGTGAGGAACACTCCATCTATAGTAAATGTCAGATCAAGCGGAAGGAAGAAGGGCGTCCTCGGAGAAGGATGAGTATCGATCTCATCCGAAAAGTCTTGGAAGAATCTCAAGGATCCCCTCTTCAGGAAATTATCCCCTCTACCATGGGAGAACCTCTCCTATTTCGAGATTTTGATAAGATTATCGATCTCTGTCATGAGTTCAACGTTAAAATGAACCTGACAACTAATGGGACCTTCCCTAAATATGGAGCAATCGAGTGGGCAAAAAAAATTGTTCCAATCGGTTCTGATGTAAAAATCTCTTGGAATGGAGCAACGAAAAAGACCTCAGAACTGATCATGATTGGCTCCAACTTCGAACAAAGGCTCCAAAATGTCCGTGATTTTATTGCGGTACGAGATAAGATTGCTGCGGAAGGAGGGAATTTTTGCCGGATCACCTTCCAGCTAACCTTCATTGAAACGGGTCTAAAAGAGATCCCTGAAGTGGTGAAACTTGCCGCTTCTCTCGGTGTAAACCGTGTGAAAGGCCACCACCTTTGGGTCTTTACCAAAGAAATGGAAGAGGAGTCAATGCGACGAAGTCCAGAGGCAATTAAGCGGTGGAATGAGATTGCGATAAAGGCAATCGAAATAGCAGAAATTCACCGTTTACCTAATGGAGAAAAGGTTCTCCTTGAAAACATTTACCCCCTCGATGAAACAGCTCAAACCGAGCTGACCCCTAACGGGGTCTGCCCTTTCCTAGGAAAAGAGGCTTGGGTATCTGCAGAAGGGCGCTTTGGCCCCTGCTGCGCCCCTGATGAAGACCGAAAGAAACTGGGAGACTTTGGAAATCTCCATGACCGCTCCATTCAAGAGATCTGGAAAAGCGGAGAGTACCAAGAGCTCCAAAAAAACTATCTTAACCATAGCGTTTGCAAACGGTGCAATATGAGAAAACCTGAAACTGAAGATTCGGAGCTTACATCTCATTGTAACAGCAAATAAGATCTTCAAGAAGGTCAAAGAAGCGGTACTTCCTGGTCTCTCCAATTTGACACTTCTGATCAATCATCTTGAATAATGACCCCATATTCATGAGATCTTGGCCTATCTGATGAGCAAGACTCAAAGCCCTTTGATCTTCAGCTTCATCTAAACAGACCTTCAACAACTCCTGATATAACATAGCCACTTGATTGGGAAGGTCTCTTTCTTGATTGAGATCCTCTAGTGAATAGAGATGGTGCTGGAAAGAAGGGGTCACGTATTGGTTAGCAAAGGACCTGACTCGATCTTCCCCATTTTCCCCTAATCCTAAACCAAGCTTTTCACCTAGCCGCTTCACTTGATCCTCTGGATTTCTCATAAGCTCCTCATAGCTTATAAAAATAGGATCCACCTCAGAAAGAGCAGAAACATAATATTGAAGCCAAAGGTAGTAAGAGCGAGTGGGATCAATCCCATTTCTTTTCAGTAAAGATTGAGTCACACTCATAGGGTTTCTAACAATGCAAACATACTGAACATTTAGCTCTGGGCAAGCAGCAAAAATATCCTTCCATAACGACATATTTCTTGCTGTTCGTGGGTCTTTGAAACCAAACAGCTGTTTCTTTTCCATCTTTTTCTGGATGAGATCCACCCCATATTCGATCAGTATTTTTCGATTGGGAATATGTTCTGGATAGTTTTTAATGGAGTCACAAGATAGCTTGAGAAGGTAGAGAACCGTTTCATTAAAGGCCCCGATATCGGTATCTTCAAAATAGCCTTGTGGGTTGTCTTCTTGGCCGGGAAGCAGTTGAGTTCCCAGATCAACTCCTAGAGTCTCCAATCCCTTGGTCACCAAACTGGTACCCGAGCGGTGCATCCCTAAGACCACAATGAGCTGTTTCGGTTCATGAGCACTCAGGGGATCATACAATAGCTGTATAATCAGAAAAATGAATCCTATTAACCTGCTAATGTGATCACCCTATCTACATATTTTGATAAGTGAAGTTGATGTGTGATCAAAATCACCGTTGTTCCCAAAAGGTGCTCTGAAAGACCTTTCATTAAGGCTTCTTCGGTCTTTTGATCCATCGAAGCTGTGGGTTCATCCAGGATCAGAAATGGAGCTTTTTTTAAAAGGGCTCTTGCGACTGCAATCCGCTGCTTTTGACCTCCTGATAGTCGGTCTCCTTTTTCTCCGACCACTGTCTCATATCCCAACTCCATTCCCATGATAAACTCATGGCACCCTGCAATTTTTGCAGCTTCTATCATCTCTTGGTTAGATGCTCCAAGCTTACCATAAAGAATATTTTCCTCTACCGTACGGTGGAAAAGGGAGGGGTTTTGTGGAACCACTCCAATTTTAGCTCTTAAGACATCTAGTGGTATGTCGGTAATTCTCTGATTTCCAAGAAAAATATCTCCCCTATTGAGCGGATAATGCCCTAATATAAGATTAATTAATGTAGTCTTTCCCGAACCCGACATTCCGGATAGAATAATCTTCTCTCCAGCCCTAACGGAAAAGTTAATATCTACTAAAACATCCTCACCATCTTTAAATCCATGGTAAAGGTTTTTAATAGAAAGAGTAGAGCCCGAGAAAGAAGGCTGTTCCAGCCATCGAGGCCTCTTGGGAAGAGAAACACCTAAAATAGACTGAAAATGCTGAAGGACAATGCCGTATTCCTCAAAAAACCTAACGATCTCCATGCTCATATACCATAAGTAACCGGTTAAATTAAGAAGCAACACAACAATAAATGTCATCTCTCCTGCGGAAACCCACCCCTGTTTCCAGCCGATGAAGCTTGTCATTAGTGCAAGGATGAGAATCACAATTCCCGATACTCCTAAACCAAGTCTCGCTTTTTCAAGATGCTTTCCAGCCTTTACCGATTGAGCAATAACCTTCTCTTCATAGGACTGAAGGAACTTCTTTTCATAAACTTGCCGGCTAAACGACTGAACCACATACATATTGGCTAAGAGATCCACGATTTTACCGCTCAGCGTGGTTTTTGCTTGAGCTAAACCTTGGTTTTTAGGAAGAGAAGAGCGCCCCATTTTCCAAGTGATGAAAAAGTGAAGCACCAGCCACATCGAAAATATTATCCCTATAAGAAGGTGAATATTGAGTAAGAGAATCAGGGAGGCAATCAAAAGCGCACAAATAGGGACAAAAGTCACAAGGACAATGGATAGTAACGTTTCGACCCCTTGAGAAGCCCCAGAGATCCTTTCGGAAAGATTTCCTGTCATCTCGCTTGAAAAATAGCTATAAGGATAGCTTTTTATTCTTTCTAAAATCTTTGTCCTGATCCCTGCTTTTACCTTTGGAAGGGTTTTTAAAAGAAAAGCCCCTTGAATGCGCATGCAAATCTCCATTATGATCCACACACCAACCATAGAAGCTAAAAGAGTGATGAGAGGCTGAGCCTGCTGGCCTGATTCAATGAGGAGAAAGCTGTCCACAAGACACTTAAGTAAATAAGGGACTAGGATTTCTCTTGATGACCAGCAAATACTCAATAGAAAGATAGCGATGATTTTCCCTCTTTCAGGAAAAAGAGAGCTTTTTAAGAATCCAAGGATCCTCTTATAACTTATAGCACACGAATCACTCATTATTCTGGAATTTTAATTTTTGTCTTATTTATACTCAAGTTTTAAATGTATGCGGATTAGACTTTGGAAACTCAAAATCAAACATTTACAGTTGTTGTTACAGGCCGATGCGCCCTTCCTTTTGCAAAGGACTGTCTCGGATCTATTCAGGCACAATCCCCCCCCTGCCAATTAAAAATCATCTATGTCGATGATGCCTCAGAATATAACCCTCTGGAAAAAGAAGAGCTTTATGAATACCTAAATCATGTAGATGGTGAAGCTCTTTTCTTAGATACAAGACATTACCAGATTGGGGCTCTTTCTCGAGCAATTCCACAAATCAAAGACAAAAATACAATTGTCTGCCTTATAGATGGAGATGATTACCTTCTTCCTCATGCTCTTAGTACCCTTACAACAGCCTATTCGGACCCCAATATTGTGATGACCTATGGAAATGTCCTTATTGACTTCCGTCCTTATCAAGACCTGCAATCCTTTTACTTCCATGATAAAAAAACGGTGAATACCCCCTATCCTCTAAGTGTTTGGAAAAAACGTACCTTTAGGGAAGATGGATTTCGATGCTTCCACCTAAGATCTTTTAAACGTTGGCTTTGGGACTACATTGACCCTAAAGATTTCCTCCGTCCCTCTGGAGACTTTTTTCATGCATCGGGTGATAGCGCTTTTATTTTCCCAATGCTGGAGCTTTTAGCCGACCCAAAACATGTTGCATTTATTGAAAAGCCTCTTTACATTTACCGTCTACATAATGGCAACGTCCATAATCATGACAAAAAAAGTCAAAGGGAAGACTTAGAATACCTCCGCTTCAAAAAAACTCCCTACCTTCCCCTAAACCGAGAGCTTCTTCGCTCTTTTTTAAATCACTAAATCAATATGTGTGGAATTTCTGGATACATAGGGAATAACTTAAACCAAGGTGCTCTAAGCGAAAGGATCAAAGAGGCCTGTGAGCAAATACGTCATAGAGGACCAGATAGTCAAGGCTATTTCATCGATTCTGGTGTCGCATTAGGAGCGACAAGACTGGCTATTCGTGATCCTGCTTTAGGAAAGCAACCTATTTCTTATCGTGGTTTTACACTTGTATTTAATGGAGAACTCTATGATACCAATCCCCTAAAAAAGAAACTCAAAAGAAAAGGGTATTTTCTTAAAACAACATGCGATACAGAGCTCTTCCTCTATGCTTTTATCGAGTACGGTGTGGCAATCCTCCCCGAGCTTAATGGAATGTTTGCTTTTGCAGTTTGGGATCAAAATAAAAGAACCCTCTACTTAGGGAGGGATCGATGGGGGGAAAAACCTCTCTATTTTACAGCTCAAAAAGATTTTATTGCCTTTAGTTCAGAAATCAGCGCGCTCAAGGTTTGGCCTACAATTGAGTGGACGCCACGCTTAGAAGACTTAAATTTATTTCTCCAAAATAGTTATATTCCAGGAAATAGAACAGGCTGGAAAGACATTTTTAAGCTAGAGCCAGCAACTTTTCTGATGTGGAACGAAGAGAAACTAGAAAAGAAAACCTACTTTTTCCCCTCTTTAGAGCAAAAAGAAAGCCATCCAGAAAGGCTCTATTCTATCCTTAATAAAAGCGTTAAAGACTGCCTAATTTCTGATAAACCTGTTGGGATTTTTCTAAGTGGAGGCCTCGACTCAACAACCATTGCCACTCTAGCCTCTCAACATACCACCGACCTGACTCTTTTTTCGATCGACTGGGAAAACCTTGGTTTCTCAGAAAAGACCTATATTTCTGAAGCTGTTAAACAGCTTAATATTAAACATTTTAAAACCTATTGCCCTCCCTCTTTTATCGAAAACCATTTTGAGCAGCTCGTCAAAATCTATGGGGAACCTTTCGCCGATGAATCGATGTTTCCTTGTTATTGCCTCGCACACCTTGCTAAGAAACATGTCGACGTGGTCTTAACAGGCGATGGTGCCGATGAATTTTTTCATGGATATGAACGTTACTTCTATGAGGGAAGCAATGCAGACTATCACGACATCTTTTCTGCAATGCCTTTTGTTATTCGGAAATCTATCTATAGTGAAGACCTCAAGAGCTTTTTACGCTCAAATAGCGATTATGGGGATAGTCATTCCTTTCAACTTCGACCTTATAGAGCACGCTCTTGGAATGATATCCATACCTACCTTCCTAATGATATCCTGACAAAGATGGATCGAGCAACCATGGGAGTGGGACTAGAAGCAAGAGCTCCTTTCCTCATGCCAGCGATTACTAACTTTGCTTTAAGTTGCCCAGATTCTTCCTTAATAGGCACAACTTGCCAAGGGAAAAAAATCCTTAGGCAAGCAATGAAACACATCGTGCCTGATTCTATCTTGAAACGAAAAAAAATGGGATTTGGGGTCCCGTTTAATGAATGGTTTTGCTCACCATTAAAAGATTGGATGATCTCACGGATCCTCGAAGGAAAATTAATCCAAACAGGATGGTTTTCAACTCAGGGTTTAAACGAACTCATCACCACCCATCTATCAGGAGAAAAAAATGTTTCCCGCTCATTGCTAAACCTTCTTGTTCTAGAGACATGGCTATCGATCAACTGAATCTTCTTGAAAATTAAAATTGAAACTTTTAATATGACAATCTTTTGTAAGGAGTGGTCAATGCGTATTTTAATTACCGGATCTAAAGGACTTATCG is a genomic window of Candidatus Neptunochlamydia vexilliferae containing:
- a CDS encoding radical SAM/SPASM domain-containing protein, yielding MNQKPGPWRITFDTNPDDCNLRCTMCEEHSIYSKCQIKRKEEGRPRRRMSIDLIRKVLEESQGSPLQEIIPSTMGEPLLFRDFDKIIDLCHEFNVKMNLTTNGTFPKYGAIEWAKKIVPIGSDVKISWNGATKKTSELIMIGSNFEQRLQNVRDFIAVRDKIAAEGGNFCRITFQLTFIETGLKEIPEVVKLAASLGVNRVKGHHLWVFTKEMEEESMRRSPEAIKRWNEIAIKAIEIAEIHRLPNGEKVLLENIYPLDETAQTELTPNGVCPFLGKEAWVSAEGRFGPCCAPDEDRKKLGDFGNLHDRSIQEIWKSGEYQELQKNYLNHSVCKRCNMRKPETEDSELTSHCNSK
- a CDS encoding glycosyltransferase, with product MKILKIIHGYPNRYNAGSEVYSQTLCHGLVERGHEVVVFTRQEDAYKQEYSVMWDRDPLCQEIKLCLINMAHSRDGYRHEKVDEALGKLLDEYQPEVVHIGHLNHLSTSMIFEIKRRNLPIVFTLHDFWLMCPRGQFLQAINSKSENLYPACSGQEDRKCASTCYWRYFSSQDDQEDLQYWTDWIGKRMNHVKEISNKVDLFIAPSRYLMERFIDDFPIDLSKIIYLDYGFPLERLKGRNRKRGDTFTFGYIGTHKQAKGILHLLEAFNQVHEGAKLKIWGPPLQPFTKSLKSYVKTFPVEVEKKIEWIGGYRNEKIVEDVFNHVDAIVVPSIWGENSPLVIHEALEAGVATITANFGGMKEYVHHEVNGLLFEHRSPSSLAEQMKRLKEERGLLEKLSKGGYQQSYDGHIPSIEEHVDTIINHYERLTHESKTRPLAHHL
- a CDS encoding sulfotransferase family protein — its product is MYDPLSAHEPKQLIVVLGMHRSGTSLVTKGLETLGVDLGTQLLPGQEDNPQGYFEDTDIGAFNETVLYLLKLSCDSIKNYPEHIPNRKILIEYGVDLIQKKMEKKQLFGFKDPRTARNMSLWKDIFAACPELNVQYVCIVRNPMSVTQSLLKRNGIDPTRSYYLWLQYYVSALSEVDPIFISYEELMRNPEDQVKRLGEKLGLGLGENGEDRVRSFANQYVTPSFQHHLYSLEDLNQERDLPNQVAMLYQELLKVCLDEAEDQRALSLAHQIGQDLMNMGSLFKMIDQKCQIGETRKYRFFDLLEDLICCYNEM
- a CDS encoding glycosyltransferase family A protein; its protein translation is METQNQTFTVVVTGRCALPFAKDCLGSIQAQSPPCQLKIIYVDDASEYNPLEKEELYEYLNHVDGEALFLDTRHYQIGALSRAIPQIKDKNTIVCLIDGDDYLLPHALSTLTTAYSDPNIVMTYGNVLIDFRPYQDLQSFYFHDKKTVNTPYPLSVWKKRTFREDGFRCFHLRSFKRWLWDYIDPKDFLRPSGDFFHASGDSAFIFPMLELLADPKHVAFIEKPLYIYRLHNGNVHNHDKKSQREDLEYLRFKKTPYLPLNRELLRSFLNH
- the asnB gene encoding asparagine synthase (glutamine-hydrolyzing), whose product is MCGISGYIGNNLNQGALSERIKEACEQIRHRGPDSQGYFIDSGVALGATRLAIRDPALGKQPISYRGFTLVFNGELYDTNPLKKKLKRKGYFLKTTCDTELFLYAFIEYGVAILPELNGMFAFAVWDQNKRTLYLGRDRWGEKPLYFTAQKDFIAFSSEISALKVWPTIEWTPRLEDLNLFLQNSYIPGNRTGWKDIFKLEPATFLMWNEEKLEKKTYFFPSLEQKESHPERLYSILNKSVKDCLISDKPVGIFLSGGLDSTTIATLASQHTTDLTLFSIDWENLGFSEKTYISEAVKQLNIKHFKTYCPPSFIENHFEQLVKIYGEPFADESMFPCYCLAHLAKKHVDVVLTGDGADEFFHGYERYFYEGSNADYHDIFSAMPFVIRKSIYSEDLKSFLRSNSDYGDSHSFQLRPYRARSWNDIHTYLPNDILTKMDRATMGVGLEARAPFLMPAITNFALSCPDSSLIGTTCQGKKILRQAMKHIVPDSILKRKKMGFGVPFNEWFCSPLKDWMISRILEGKLIQTGWFSTQGLNELITTHLSGEKNVSRSLLNLLVLETWLSIN
- a CDS encoding ABC transporter ATP-binding protein; protein product: MSDSCAISYKRILGFLKSSLFPERGKIIAIFLLSICWSSREILVPYLLKCLVDSFLLIESGQQAQPLITLLASMVGVWIIMEICMRIQGAFLLKTLPKVKAGIRTKILERIKSYPYSYFSSEMTGNLSERISGASQGVETLLSIVLVTFVPICALLIASLILLLNIHLLIGIIFSMWLVLHFFITWKMGRSSLPKNQGLAQAKTTLSGKIVDLLANMYVVQSFSRQVYEKKFLQSYEEKVIAQSVKAGKHLEKARLGLGVSGIVILILALMTSFIGWKQGWVSAGEMTFIVVLLLNLTGYLWYMSMEIVRFFEEYGIVLQHFQSILGVSLPKRPRWLEQPSFSGSTLSIKNLYHGFKDGEDVLVDINFSVRAGEKIILSGMSGSGKTTLINLILGHYPLNRGDIFLGNQRITDIPLDVLRAKIGVVPQNPSLFHRTVEENILYGKLGASNQEMIEAAKIAGCHEFIMGMELGYETVVGEKGDRLSGGQKQRIAVARALLKKAPFLILDEPTASMDQKTEEALMKGLSEHLLGTTVILITHQLHLSKYVDRVITLAG